From Chlamydia avium 10DC88:
TTGTCCTACTCACGGTATTTATTCTGACAGTGATGACAACCATTACTTCAGCTGTACAAGTAGGTATGATGCTCGCAGCATTTCTATTCATGAAACAAATGAGCGATCTTTCAGATGTAATATCCACAGCAAAGTATTTCGATGATGACAATTCCCCTAAAGATGATGATCTATTCACAAAATCAGAAATTCCCGCTCATACAGAAATATATGAAATCAACGGCCCTTTTTTCTTTGGAATTGCTGATCGACTAAAAAATCTACTAAATGAAATTGAAACACCTCCCAAGATCTTCATCCTATGTATGAGTCGTGTTCCCACTATTGATGCCTCAGCCATGCATGCCTTAGAAGAATTCTTCTTAGAATGTGATCGTCAAGGAACATTGCTACTTCTCGCAGGAGTTAAAAAAACACCTCTTAACGATCTGAAACGGTATCATTTGGATGAACTTATCGGTACTGATCATATTTTCTCTAATATCAAAAGTTCTCTCCTATTTGCCCAAGCATTAATTAACTTAGAGAGAAAATCGTCTAACTAATGATTACCTACCATAGCTTCGGGGACTACAAGACGATCAAATTCTTCTCCTGACAACATACCCATCTGAATGCATGCTTCTCTTAAGCTTAAATTCTTATGAAAAGCATGTAGGGCAATTTTCGAACATTTATCGTAACCTAAAACTGGAGTTAACGCTGTAATAAGCATAAGAGAACTGTTTAAAAATTCTTTTAAACGATGTTCGTTTACACGCAATCCAGAAACAAAATAATCAACAAAAGCGCGCATACTCCCAGAAAGAATATCTACAGATTGTAAAAAGTTATAAATAATGACAGGTTTCATCACATTTAATTCAAAATTTCCTCTACTTCCCGCCATAATCACCGCTTGATTATTGCCAATTACTTGAGCACATACCATTTGCAATGCCTCACATTGAGTAGGATTCACTTTCCCTGGCATAATAGAAGAACCAGGTTCATTCTGAGGAAACCATAATTCACCTAAGCCACAACGAGGACCCGAACCTAAAAAACTCAGGTCCGTAGCAATTTTTGTTAACGCACAAGCTAAAGTAGCTAAAACACCATGTGCATGCACTAAAATATCATGATTTGATAATGCAGAAAAATAATTCGACGCACATACAAAAGGCTCTCCTGTTTCTTTACGCAAATAATGGATGACCTTCTCTACAAAACCATCAGGGACATTCAATCCTGTCCCAACAGCGGTTCCCCCTATGGCTAGCTCATACATATGAGTTAAAGCAAATGCCATACGTTCTAGACACTCGCGTATTTGATTACTATATCCAGAAAATTCCTGTCCCAATGTCATGGGAACAGCATCCATCAAATGGGTCCTTCCAATCTTAATACAATTACGAAACTCATTTTTCTTGGTATCTAGAGCTCCTTGTAAGTACTCCATTGCAGGGATTAATTTCTTTTTTATACTTATTACAGCAGCAATGTGCATAGCTGTAGGAAACACATCATTAGAAGATTGCGACTTATTAACATGAT
This genomic window contains:
- the fumC gene encoding class II fumarate hydratase; this encodes MRQEKDSLGIVQIPEDKLYGSQTTRSQMYFSWAPEVMPREVIQALVLIKKCAARANSDLGFLEPKYCDMIVSAADEILGGDFEEHFPLKVWQTGSGTQSNMNVNEVIANLAIQRHGGILGSKTPIHPNDHVNKSQSSNDVFPTAMHIAAVISIKKKLIPAMEYLQGALDTKKNEFRNCIKIGRTHLMDAVPMTLGQEFSGYSNQIRECLERMAFALTHMYELAIGGTAVGTGLNVPDGFVEKVIHYLRKETGEPFVCASNYFSALSNHDILVHAHGVLATLACALTKIATDLSFLGSGPRCGLGELWFPQNEPGSSIMPGKVNPTQCEALQMVCAQVIGNNQAVIMAGSRGNFELNVMKPVIIYNFLQSVDILSGSMRAFVDYFVSGLRVNEHRLKEFLNSSLMLITALTPVLGYDKCSKIALHAFHKNLSLREACIQMGMLSGEEFDRLVVPEAMVGNH